A single genomic interval of Mycolicibacterium holsaticum DSM 44478 = JCM 12374 harbors:
- a CDS encoding TetR/AcrR family transcriptional regulator, whose translation MTVEIGRPRDPRIDGAVLEATVELLGQTGYAALSVDAIARRAATSKPAIYRRWPSKAHVVHEAVFPIGAATELPDTGSVGGDVREILRRTVAVLTTPAARAALPGLVGEMAADPTLHAALLERFAHILGRGLTDWLDVAVARGEVRAEVSAADVVDAIAGITFLALITHADTLDDAWMNRTAELITKGISA comes from the coding sequence ATGACGGTGGAGATCGGGCGACCCCGCGATCCGCGGATCGACGGTGCCGTGCTCGAGGCGACGGTCGAGCTGCTCGGGCAGACGGGATACGCCGCGCTCTCCGTCGATGCGATCGCCCGCCGGGCCGCCACCAGCAAGCCGGCGATCTACCGCCGCTGGCCCAGCAAGGCCCACGTCGTACACGAAGCCGTCTTCCCGATCGGGGCGGCCACCGAGCTGCCCGACACCGGGTCGGTCGGCGGCGATGTGCGCGAGATCCTGCGCCGGACGGTGGCCGTGCTGACCACCCCGGCCGCGCGTGCGGCGCTGCCCGGGCTGGTCGGGGAGATGGCCGCCGATCCCACCCTGCACGCCGCGCTGCTCGAGCGCTTCGCCCACATCCTGGGCCGCGGGCTGACCGACTGGCTCGACGTCGCCGTCGCACGCGGCGAGGTCCGTGCCGAGGTGAGCGCGGCCGACGTCGTCGACGCGATCGCAGGCATCACGTTCTTGGCCCTGATCACCCACGCCGACACGCTCGACGACGCGTGGATGAACC